Proteins from one Leptonema illini DSM 21528 genomic window:
- a CDS encoding type I restriction-modification system subunit M has translation MTDKQILQQQLWNIANTLRGKMGADEFRDYILGFIFYKYLSEKMHAYADHILKPDGLKYQEIDENSSKGKKYLEAIKDEAIETLGYFLKPSELFAELARKGQPEEGKENFILGDLTKVLSNIQQSTRGAESEEDFENLFEDLDLTSSKLGRTENAKNELIVKVLSHLNKIDFQLDNVTNDVLGDAYEYLIGQFASGAGKKAGEFYTPQSVSTILAKIVSSGKKKLKSVYDPTCGSGSLLLRVAKEVKEVGAFYGQESNPTTYNLARMNMIMHGVHYRKFDIKNDDTLEHPHHIDQQFEAVVANPPFSAHWSASPLFMNDDRFAPYGKLAPATKADFAFVQHMIYQLDTNGIMAIVLPHGVLFRGSSEGHIRQYLIEEKNYIDAIIGLPPNIFYGTGIPTCILVLKKKRSDPDHILFIDASRHFEKVKNQNQLRPEDVEKIVTTFRERKVEEKYSYLASIDEIRENDYNLNIPRYVDTFEEEEPIDLKAISKELKSLDKEMAKTDTEIAAYCKELGIETPF, from the coding sequence ATGACAGACAAACAGATTCTTCAGCAACAACTCTGGAACATCGCCAATACCCTTCGCGGCAAAATGGGAGCCGATGAGTTCCGGGACTATATTCTCGGATTCATCTTCTACAAATATCTCAGCGAAAAAATGCATGCCTATGCCGATCACATCCTGAAACCGGATGGCCTGAAATACCAGGAGATCGATGAAAACTCCTCGAAGGGGAAAAAATATCTTGAAGCCATCAAAGATGAAGCCATTGAAACCCTCGGCTATTTTCTAAAACCCTCTGAACTTTTTGCTGAACTTGCCCGAAAGGGGCAGCCAGAAGAAGGGAAAGAGAATTTCATCCTCGGCGATCTTACAAAAGTGCTGAGCAATATCCAGCAGAGCACGCGGGGAGCTGAGAGCGAGGAGGATTTCGAAAACCTCTTTGAAGATCTGGATCTGACAAGCAGCAAGCTGGGCCGAACGGAAAACGCAAAGAATGAACTGATCGTTAAGGTTCTCAGCCATCTTAACAAGATCGATTTCCAACTGGATAACGTAACGAATGACGTTCTCGGCGATGCTTACGAATATCTGATCGGTCAGTTCGCAAGTGGAGCGGGGAAAAAGGCAGGGGAGTTCTATACTCCACAATCCGTCAGCACAATCCTCGCAAAGATCGTTTCTTCGGGAAAGAAGAAGTTGAAGAGCGTCTATGACCCGACCTGCGGCTCCGGCTCGCTACTTCTTCGTGTTGCAAAAGAGGTGAAAGAGGTCGGCGCCTTTTACGGTCAGGAGAGTAATCCGACGACCTATAACCTTGCCCGCATGAATATGATCATGCATGGAGTTCATTATCGTAAGTTCGACATAAAGAATGACGATACCCTTGAACACCCGCATCATATCGATCAACAATTTGAAGCGGTCGTCGCCAATCCGCCTTTCTCTGCTCACTGGAGTGCCAGCCCTCTTTTCATGAATGACGACCGTTTTGCTCCCTATGGAAAGCTGGCGCCGGCCACAAAGGCCGACTTCGCCTTTGTACAGCATATGATCTATCAGCTCGATACCAATGGAATTATGGCCATTGTTCTGCCGCATGGAGTGCTTTTTCGTGGAAGCTCGGAGGGGCATATCCGCCAGTACTTGATTGAGGAAAAGAACTATATCGATGCCATCATCGGCCTTCCTCCGAATATCTTTTACGGAACGGGGATTCCCACATGTATCCTGGTGTTAAAGAAAAAGCGAAGTGATCCGGACCATATCCTTTTCATCGATGCAAGCCGGCACTTCGAGAAGGTGAAGAATCAAAACCAGCTTCGGCCCGAAGACGTAGAAAAGATCGTTACGACCTTTCGGGAACGAAAAGTCGAAGAGAAATACAGCTATCTCGCCTCCATCGATGAGATTCGGGAAAACGATTATAACCTGAATATTCCCCGGTATGTGGATACCTTCGAAGAGGAAGAGCCTATCGATCTGAAGGCGATTTCAAAGGAACTGAAATCTCTGGATAAAGAGATGGCAAAGACGGACACGGAGATTGCCGCTTACTGCAAAGAGCTGGGGATTGAGACGCCGTTTTAG